In Rutidosis leptorrhynchoides isolate AG116_Rl617_1_P2 chromosome 2, CSIRO_AGI_Rlap_v1, whole genome shotgun sequence, one genomic interval encodes:
- the LOC139888070 gene encoding early nodulin-like protein 9: MKRSIHHNRTMLLIMGLLSLSMAIQNGHAHQFNVGGSGDWSISSSSSFDQWAHKCRFQIGDTLWFNYQANRDSVLQVTETDYNTCNTSSPIAKYSDGHTMIKLNQSGPHYFISGIVDHCKHNEKIVIIVLADRTKHSSTPPPAPTPTPAPTSEEIPSPPPAPGAPAPSHQTPAPAPSDNMPPPPPPSSASSIIVNFVGAFVGFSLFLNF, from the exons ATGAAGAGATCAATCCATCATAACAGAACAATGCTACTTATTATGGGCTTATTAAGTCTTTCTATGGCTATTCAAAACGGTCATGCGCATCAGTTCAATGTTGGAGGTTCTGGTGACTGGAGCATTTCATCATCCTCATCCTTCGATCAATGGGCCCACAAATGCCGCTTTCAAATCGGTGACACCCTTT GGTTTAACTATCAAGCTAACAGGGACTCGGTGCTTCAAGTAACTGAAACTGACTACAATACTTGCAACACATCATCGCCCATTGCAAAATACAGCGACGGTCACACTATGATTAAATTAAATCAATCTGGCCCACATTATTTCATCAGTGGAATAGTAGATCACTGCAAACACAATGAGAAAATAGTGATTATTGTATTAGCAGACAGAACCAAACATTCTTCGACTCCACCGCCAGCCCCAACACCAACACCGGCTCCCACGAGTGAAGAGATTCCATCGCCCCCACCGGCTCCCGGGGCACCAGCACCCAGTCACCAGACTCCGGCTCCTGCTCCTTCTGATAATATGCCTCCGCCTCCTCCTCCAAGCAGTGCGTCTTCAATTATAGTGAATTTCGTTGGAGCTTTTGTTGGTTTTTCCCTTTTTCTGAATTTTTGA
- the LOC139891159 gene encoding rab GTPase-activating protein 22-like — translation MNLLRKDPGIPTDSFYEVRAECTDVPKTKFKIKSGKTLSVRKWQSAFSREGYLDIGQTLGRIYRGGIHPTIRGEVWEFLLGCFDPKSTYEERKDVRLTRREEYTRLKELCTYMFPLVGSGKFITAPVIKDDGTPIQDPIVLLQANAENLMTPTNQATGNVFGNNSAMSCPKEDDKKIIQWKLTLHQIGLDVVRTDRTLVFYEKPENLAKLWDILAVYAWFDKDVGYGQGMSDLCSPMIMLLEDEADAFWCFERLMRRIRGNFKCVGSSVGVESQLCNLSNVIQVVDPKLHKHLEYLGGGDYLFAFRMLMVLFRREVSFGDSLHLWEMMWALEYDPTLYTLYEEPDDSDRPEDAKGKPKASRQCGKYEREYRRNGAKNEETLPISVFLVASVLKEKVKLLMEAKGLDDVLKILNDTSGNLDARKACSGAMKLHKKYLKKVKMEKASS, via the exons ATGAATCTTTTGCGAAAAGATCCAGGGATTCCAACCGATTCATTTTATGAGGTTCGAGCTGAATGTACCGATGTTCCTAAAACCAAATTTAAGATTAAG TCTGGGAAGACTCTTAGTGTCAGGAAATGGCAATCTGCGTTCAGTCGAGAAGGTTATCTTGATATAGGTCAGACCCTTGGTCGAATTTATCGTGGG GGCATACATCCGACAATCAGAGGAGAGGTTTGGGAATTTTTACTTGGCTGTTTTGATCCTAAAAGCACATACGAGGAGCGAAAAGATGTACGGTTAACTCGAAG AGAAGAGTATACACGTCTAAAAGAACTATGCACATATATGTTCCCTCTTGTTGGAAGCGGCAAGTTTATCACTGCTCCCGTCATCAAAGATGACGGTACCCCGATCCAAGATCCTATCGTACTTCTACAAGCAAACGCTGAAAACCTTATGACACCAACTAATCAGGCAACTGGTAATGTTT TTGGTAATAATTCAGCCATGTCTTGTCCTAAAGAAGACGACAAGAAGATAATCCAATGGAAACTTACCCTCCATCAAATAG GTCTTGATGTGGTTCGAACAGACAGGACATTAGTGTTCTATGAAAAGCCGGAAAATTTAGCGAAACTTTGGGATATTCTTGCCGTTTATGCTTGGTTCGATAAAGATGTCGGTTATGGTCAAG GGATGAGTGATTTGTGTTCCCCCATGATTATGCTTCTTGAAGATGAAGCTGATGCATTTTGGTGCTTTGAACGTCTTATGCGCAGAATT CGAGGGAATTTCAAATGCGTAGGAAGTTCAGTGGGGGTCGAGTCGCAGCTTTGCAATTTATCCAATGTTATTCAAGTTGTTGACCCGAAGCTTCATAAGCACTTGG AATACCTAGGTGGCGGTGATTATCTATTTGCATTCAGGATGCTTATGGTATTGTTTCGACGTGAAGTTTCTTTCGGTGATTCATTGCATTTATGGGAG ATGATGTGGGCATTGGAGTATGATCCGACTCTATACACGTTATATGAGGAACCTGATGATTCTGACAGACCCGAAGATGCTAAGGGAAAACCGAAAGCGTCACGTCAATGCGGCAAGTACGAAAGAGAATACAGACGAAATGGAGCCAAAAATGAAGAAACTCTGCCTATATCTGTGTTTCTTGTTGCGAGCGTGCTCAAGGAGAAGGTTAAGTTGCTTATGGAAGCCAAGGGACTCGATGATGTTTTAaag ATACTGAACGATACTTCGGGTAACTTGGATGCTAGAAAAGCCTGCTCAGGGGCAATGAAACTTCATAAAAAGTATCTGAAAAAG GTGAAGATGGAGAAGGCGTCTTCGTGA
- the LOC139891161 gene encoding uncharacterized protein, protein MAEDWEIHLRTLSSSARDSNFSNDPASDSSLLHSVRKLIQLCKSENSENLIARVYPQLNKIFQRSVSSISQSRSSSGLLLLAILQFFIDYGEFVLHDADPSLRTFFRSCLSREFADPIVAEATLDFLNLNKRKILLTFPTLLPQFYPLMLKLIAWNGQKLEKSFLRVFPGLMSPGSFLPLFISLVDLPVLIVALEKVEKSSGPLIGSSIASIQKSAAPDMLLALMDEAYTGSTIGDGGADFESEDSSSIISDPLFLELLKDENDGLAQRHWTSSGMEAALQAAISNPSDRLKLALKMAPPLLDVYFSIALHDVNQSLKCALIPMLLDRYSKLFPDKVFSYEVRKRLLNFTLAAFHQSPEFVAILKKPIVDRLGEAYDSPEKTELALQLCWAIGEHGGGGASHKDAARELFESLELLLYENLSSSRLGVGDSVLGSSSTTVRRSSQSRLLCFVVTAIAKIATHHRELLPRARVSLGKVAHSRISDARVWKRARDYLGLMNEPAICLSVLGPSRPSSGSIQKPGTINWSEGKTKMIANIPFYILGGQEGRPHHDFSLMDILPGKSTSYDAL, encoded by the exons ATGGCAGAAGATTGGGAAATACATCTACGAACATTATCATCTAGCGCCAGGGACTCCAATTTCTCCAACGATCCTGCTTCAGACTCTTCTCTTCTTCATTCC GTCAGGAAGCTGATTCAGCTCTGTAAAAGTGAAAATTCTGAAAATCTTATTGCTAGGGTTTATCCTCAGCTCAATAAAATATTTCAACGTTCGGTTTCATCAATTTCACAATCTCGATCTTCTTCTGGACTTCTTTTATTG GCTATACTTCAATTTTTTATTGATTATGGAGAATTTGTTCTTCATGATGCTGATCCTAGTTTACGAACTTTCTTTCGCTCATGCTTGAGCCG TGAGTTTGCAGACCCTATTGTTGCAGAAGCAACTCTTGATTTTTTGAACCTGAACAAGAGGAAAATACTACTTACATTTCCTACATTACTCCCTCAG TTTTATCCATTGATGCTTAAGCTGATAGCTTGGAATGGACAAAA ATTAGAAAAGTCATTCCTAAGAGTGTTTCCTGGTTTGATGTCTCCTGGGTCATTTCTTCCTCTATTTATATCACTTGTTGATTTACCAG TGTTGATTGTGGCACTGGAAAAGGTGGAAAAAAGTTCTGGACCACTAATTGGTAGCAGCATAGCTTCAATCCAGAAGAGTGCAGCTCCAGAT ATGCTGTTAGCCCTTATGGATGAAGCATATACGGGTTCAACTATAGGGGATGGAGGTGCAGATTTTGAATCTGAAGACAGCAGTTCAATCATTTCTGACCCGCTATTTCTTGAACTTCTTAAAGATGAAAATGATGGCCTTGCT CAACGCCATTGGACGTCTTCTGGAATGGAAGCCGCACTGCAAGCAGCAATTTCAAATCCATCCGATAGACTAAAACTAGCACTCAAAATGGCGCCTCCACTTCTTGATGTGTATTTTTCAATAGCATTGCATGATGTTAATCAAT CTCTGAAATGCGCTTTAATCCCCATGCTCCTGGACAGATATTCTAAGCTATTCCCCGACAAAGTATTCTCTTATGAA GTACGGAAGAGGCTTCTAAATTTCACATTGGCTGCATTTCATCAATCTCCCGAGTTTGTTGCAATTTTAAAG AAGCCCATAGTAGACAGACTTGGAGAAGCTTATGACAGTCCAGAAAAG ACCGAGTTGGCGTTACAATTATGTTGGGCGATTGGGGAGCATGGAGGAGGTGGTGCGTCACACAAAGATGCAGCTCGTGAACTTTTTGAGAGTCTTGAACTACTTCTATACGAAAATCTTTCATCAAG CCGTTTAGGAGTAGGAGATTCTGTTCTTGGTTCTAGTAGCACAACTGTTCGAAGATCATCACAATCGAGGCTACTCTGTTTTGTTGTGACAGCAATTGCAAAGATAGCAACACACCATCGCGAGTTACTTCCCAGAGCACGCGTGTCACTGGGCAAG GTGGCCCATTCACGTATATCTGATGCAAGAGTCTGGAAACGAGCTCGTGATTATTTGGGTTTAATGAATGAACCTGCAATATGTTTGTCTGTTCTTGGCCCATCAAGACCGTCAAGTGGGTCCATACAGAAGCCCGGAACGATCAATTGGAGTGAAGGAAAAACAAAGATGATTGCTAACATTCCGTTTTACATTCTAGGTGGACAAGAAG GTCGTCCTCATCATGATTTCTCTTTGATGGACATCCTTCCTGGAAAGTCAACAAGTTATGATGCActttaa
- the LOC139891160 gene encoding protein disulfide isomerase-like 5-4, whose amino-acid sequence MVSAAKIRSVDFFRKTPRDLTEASLSGAGISIIAAIAMTFLFGMELRSYLTISTSTAIIIDKSSIEDSIRVDLNISFPFLSCEFASLDVSDVLGTNRLNITKTVRKYSINRNFETNGDEFDNEPAKYDLKHDENDEEFDTGTVKYTLKHDEKIDVPYGEGSVMLNSHNFDKVTHEHPIVVVNFWAPWCHWSTRLKPAWEKTAKVMRQRYHPKHDGRIIVGSVDCTQESDLCRKHHIQGYPSIRIYRKGTDVRDDPRGIHIHETYYGDRDTDTLVMKFDNMVTSLGVDSAKHSTFRTSDYTKVKPAPPQEGCRIEGFVWVKKVPGNLIISATSRSHSFDASLLNMSHVISFFSFGSSVTPMMMSDIKRLGPYLGAGHNRLNGQAYMTRLEDRANVTIEHYLQVVKTEVKGLSYQMIENYEYTAHTSMIHAQNIPAAKFHLEFSPMQVLITENRKPFSHFITNLCAIIGGVFTVAGILDSILYNTCKFAKKVELGKNY is encoded by the exons ATGGTGTCTGCAGCGAAGATAAGATCTGTCGATTTTTTCAG AAAAACACCACGAGATTTGACAGAGGCATCATTATCAGGCGCTGGAATTTCGATTATCGCAGCCATCGCCATGACGTTTTTGTTCGGAATG GAGCTACGTAGTTATCTAACTATTAGTACCTCAACGGCTATCATAATTGACAAAAGTTCTATTGAGGACTCCATACGCGTAGACTTGAACATCAG TTTTCCATTTTTATCATGCGAGTTTGCTTCCTTAGATGTCAGTGATGTATTGGGAACG AACAGGTTAAACATAACAAAAACAGTTCGCAAGTATTCAATCAATCGGAATTTTGAAACTAATGGCGACGAGTTCGATAATGAGCCTGCTAAATATGACCTTAAGCATGATGAAAATGACGAAGAGTTTGATACTGGAACAGTTAAATATACCCTTAAACATGATGAAAAGATTGATGTGCCATATGGTGAAGGATCTGTTATGCTAAATTCACATAACTTTGATAAAGTCACTCATGA GCATCCGATTGTGGTTGTAAATTTTTGGGCTCCCTGGTGCCATTGGAGTACTCGTCTT AAACCTGCATGGGAGAAAACGGCGAAAGTTATGAGACAGAG ATATCATCCAAAGCACGATGGCCGTATTATTGTTGGAAGTGTTGACTGCACTCAAGAATCTGATCTATGTAGAAA GCATCACATACAAGGTTATCCATCTATTCGAATCTACCGTAAGGGCACTGATGTTAG AGATGACCCGCGTGGTATACACATTCATGAAACATATTATGGAGACAGAGATACAGATACCTTAgttatg AAATTTGATAACATGGTTACATCTCTTGGAGTAGATTCGGCAAAGCATTCTACATTTAGAACTTCGGATTATACAAAAGTCAAACCTGCACCACCTCAAGAAGGTTGTAGGATCGAAGGATTTGTATGGGTCAAAAAG GTTCCGGGAAATTTAATCATATCAGCAACATCAAGATCACACTCGTTTGACGCTTCACTTTTGAACATGTCTCACGTGATCTCCTTCTTTTCATTTGGCTCGTCAGTTACTCCAATGATGATGAGCGATATAAAGCGATTGGGACCTTACCTTGGTGCAGGTCACAATAGGTTGAATGGTCAAGCATACATGACCCGTTTAGAAGATCGTGCTAATGTTACA ATTGAGCATTATCTTCAAGTTGTGAAGACTGAAGTGAAAGGGTTGTCATATCAAATGATTGAAAATTACGAGTACACAGCGCATACTAGTATGATACATGCTCAAAATATCCCTGCTGCAAAATTCCATCTCGAATTTTCACCGATGCAG GTGTTGATAACTGAAAATAGGAAGCCTTTTTCACATTTTATCACCAACTTATGCGCCATTATCGGTGGCGTTTTCACG GTTGCTGGAATATTAGATTCGATTCTTTACAACACATGTAAATTTGCTAAAAAGGTTGAATTGGGGAAGAATTATTAG